The Elaeis guineensis isolate ETL-2024a chromosome 11, EG11, whole genome shotgun sequence genomic interval ACttggtaatcattcttggaggacccgtTATAACTAATACTTTaatggtaagtccgatcgacgtccgccacctaaggagttaagtgaagcagaaattttagaacaacttgaagtcattggaagCGTCTAATTTGAGAAAATATTGGGTACTTGCAAGCGGAAGCATACTGAAGCggagctgaattggacgaagcaAAGCATTTTTTCAAACTATCGTATTGGAAGTAGCTACTATTTTGTCATAATTTGGATGTAatacatattgagaagaatatttatgataatattattggtacagtattgaacatctcaaaaaaataaaaaataatacaaaagctcgtcttgatttgCAAGAAATGAAAATTCGATCAAAGTTACATTTTGTTCattgaggtgatagattttttatgtcacctatatgttattcgctgtttgacgaagaaaaaaaaaattctgtggatagttcaaaattataaaattttctgacgcatatgcttcaaacgtatcgcggtgtgttggcaacaacaatggcaatatctctggcatgaaaagtcatgactcccatataATGATGCAACGCTTATTTTCTATAGTCATGCGtgactatttggatggtgatgttcaaactgcattgattgagttgggagtgttctttcgagaactgtgttgtcgaaaattgaagattaacttacttgaaaagtttgaaaaggatatcgtgctcattctttgtaagttagaaaaaaaattttcatcattattttttgatgttatagtgTACCTGAttattcatcttccaaaggaagcttTTTTGGCCGGACCGGCATATTATCAATGGATATATCCTATTGAAAAGTGAagaaattatacgtactttatcatatcaattataagatataaatatatttctataatttaaatttatttttatttatagattcttatgtaccctaaaaaagtatgtgcataaTAAAGTACGGCCTAAAGgatctatagtggaagcatacatagctacggagtgtgtcacattctgctcgatgtatcttgataatatcaaaataagattcaatcgtatagATTGTAATGCAGACCATAAATGGGATGATAATGAACCGacgctgtctatatttaaacagaCAGTTCGAtccattggtggaaggagatataaatttatggacgtgaatgagctatccaaggtacatttctatgttctaaataattatgaagaaattgaagatttcattgagtaagtactatcttagcatactgtttaatattttaagtaatttttttatatcgatataaaattaaaaatcatgacttgttgcagtgagcacaagagtatactatgcagagagaataatatgaatacTGATaatcgacataggagaaaatttacaaaatgatttgataaccttgtaagttgcactagtaatatgttatttttaataattataaaaataattatttgaaccagtataattttttatgttatggtgtagataaaatgtaataacccagataaaaaaaaaaaggggggggggcggaaggagactcccgaagggagtctttttctccgatgaatcccgatcggagaaggaCTCTAGGTCTTTTAGAACTCTAGGAtcccctataaataagcctctccctctctcaagaccctccaccggtgatcttcgagcccgattCCTTTCCTTTTCTCCTAGAAGCCGTggcagcctcttctcgtgttcgcCGGAAATTGAAGGTCAAAGAAGCCtccggagctcaggtaaggctctgACCTTTCTTTCTCTcgctcttccctttctcctctgGCCCCAAACTTCGCTGCCGGCGGGCCGATTTTGCCAGAAATCGAGAAGAAAAGGAgaccctgttttgctctgttcggtcgagccatctccctctcttttccggccaccagcgccgctatccatggtgccgcacccctaggtttggacccccacctctctgccTATGTTTCTCGAAGGTCATGGCCGCCagtgatcggccaatgaccggagaaaattcaagaaaaaagggGCGGTcccttatttttcaaattttctaatttttccaCCGGTCGAACCTCatcgccggccgaaccttgccgccggccgttCCTTGCTCCATCGTcggccgttgtcggatctccggccaagccgtcggagcccgagccaccggggggggacctcacggtcttcccctgtttcagccaaaggAGGctgcgggaagaagaagaaaagaagaagaagaagaaaagaaaagaaaaaagaaaaaagaaaaaagaaaaagaaaaagaaaagaaaaaaaaaggggaaaaagagaaagagaaaaataaaataaaataaaaagtagaagaagagagagaatttttctctctctcctttctctctcttttctctctctcctctctttaccttctctctctacattttctctctctagacttttctctctctttacggattttgtctctctaggatcttttcttcttctctgattgcatcatgaaccctagaataaacttgaagatgaaaataagatgatttgagattgctccgaaattcgtgcggtagatctgatccaagtttgatcctattcgaaatttgtaacacttgattcatattgagtcaccctgataggacctctgatgatctcgatcatgagtgcatCATCGGAAGGAtgcgaaagtttctctctctactttctctctctagaattttctctctcttcatggattttctctctctagaagtcttatggatcagtggaggatccagatacttaggtaaatcctaattttgattaatcctaagagagatcctcgatttgtgtattaggattaattatcgataatttctatatatgtgatttttatgtttgatcaagGTTATGAAGAGAtcattgtctgcataagatatcgagtggaatatcttgttagaaaaatttataaatcaaagaagaatattgatttctgtgtttggatcagtcactgataaaggtaagaatccctgtacatgatcatcattatatatgttattttatcattggttttatttcattgattttgcatcattggatttgagatcgatgaatttgttatatctgagacactgttatctatttatgtgattttgagcatgagtatgttatatcaattcatatgtatcagcgattgatggcatgattatatgggtatgacatatttattacattgtaaaatttgaattgattaataaagtcaaatattataatttcatgaaaatgaaaagaaagagaaatatggtttggactggccttgtcatgtggaatagcttgccaggagcttatgcctgggacagccccacaggcttatgtgtggaagaatatgatccgagaaagatcatgaagaatctgatccgagaaagatcatgaatgatttgatccgaaaaagatcatggccactttgatccgagaaagatcatgaatatttcgatccgagaaagatcacagaaatcaatccgaataaaagatcgtcgtatgatcctggtagtccaaagccaaagccaaagctcaagctaaagcgaaaaagaaaaggattacagatgatgtgataatagaggaaaatggaaagataagatatgaaacaatcgttgaataaaattgtttcacttatttaacatatgatgatgcatctcttttgataaacagATAATCAATAAATGTTTGCGGTATTCTAGATAATGAACATCgatttttatgtgttattgcttatcttatttttagattatattattatattggtgtgatatgggaattcttactgggctgaaaagctcacaccccttcatctttcttttcttctcagagttacaggatgcttatgattggctatgatctggatttacgggtgagcagaaggataaatagagtgtcatagtatctgatcagaaaattgaaggaatttaaattgtaattatgtaagattttatgaattattgttgaaattaattgttatggatgttaaggttgtagtgatttaatttggccttgcatattctttaggacttgctccaaggagtgtgcggccatcacgtatccgacccgggtgttgggttcgaggCGTGAcataaaatataagtatttcaataaaaaagaggatgcgaccgatgagttgtatgatttagcatatgGCCCcaatcgaagggttaaccactatgcatcctgtatcattggaggaatgagatttcacacaaagaagtttgagatgcaacgatggatccaaaatagtgggattgctacaataggatatgaagaagaagagattgaatattatgatgtactgatagatatcatagaactgaagtatgggtccagtaattctgtattcttatttcagtacgaatggtaggatattagaaataaaaaaatcggtattcatatcgatccacactttatcaatataaattttgcataaatatggtaccagaatgagccgtatatattagcaactcaagtaaaataagtaatatatttgaaagatttaaagtatcgaggtaattgacatgtcgtataaaaaataacacctaaaggcatatatgatataccaacccgattagagatggataaaaattcagatttacatgaagaggaagcttttgaagagaaagaacaaatattagctgagcttcttgttgatgaagaacttgtaacagctcctttgaatagggctgaacTGCTGCCCAACGAAGttaaagctgattttgtatttaatcttgatgagtcagagggcgacaatcagttcataaatgatgatgagatagaagatgatacatatgTCAATTATTGTAATTCAGAGGAGGActtacacatcgaggaagatacgaatattgatgagtagatctatattctttgttcaatcttctcttacaataatggtatgcgatataattttattcattagaatgtaatttatttttcgttattattgttcaatattatatttatttatatgtcaaaaattgtagGTATGGCACTAGGAGACAAACGACGATGTTCGCGTTCGCAGTCTACCCTGGAGACTGAGGCACATTTACCGATTTTCACTGCCGCACCAACTCCGTCGCCAAAGGGTCCTGCACTAGTAGATCCTAGTGAAGTGGGTCTGAGTGAGATGGgtctgagtggtattattatactttttatataataaaatttgatttttttatttggatagctatcatactaatgatttatttattgttgtttcagaccaGTCTCCACCAGTGGTGAGGTGAGGATGAGGTCTATCGAAGAATTTCGCTCTAGAGCGTTAGAGACGCGAGCATCTGGGACAACATCtccgtattgagataccatctggCTAACccaggcccattaggagatggtgcaagCCGtgacagactgagctgggcatcatatgccgcagctatgccctcaTGACGCTTTTCAATTGGCGTCACATTGTACGGACTCAGAGAGAAGTTTTCTACATCcaattacaggtaaaataaattatactgtgaatatttaattagcatagtattcttctaatatttattattggcaggatgtatttgatattattaattttgaggaggatcgcgtgcggtgagctgtggacactcatttatatttgcattttaaggagtatcgccaccgcatctatcagcattggtaccatatgatgcaggatcatggggcgGAGACAGCATAGTAGcgaccctatgacagcatcattatGGATAATTGGGCTCTCATATGCCGGCAGTACAAGAATCTGGCATATCAGATTatacatccaattttttttttaaaatttaatgattgaatcatttattcttaaatttaatttgttacctactaatttgattgctaactgtACAGCAACAATATGCTCGAAATGCCGCAAATCGGACGAGATAGACCATATCGCATTGTAGGATTttgaggtcgttcgctcgtcatatggagcagatggtaagtaatttctaattagtatattttaactctctaactatttaaaatttttttaattaattattctcaaattgcagagagatgtaGAGTAGAGATCTTCCTGGtaagatcgatatctaccagcagacccaccaacGACGGTCAGAGGAGTGGATGACGGGGAGCTAGGagttttttgtaagtttttttaattatttttttcatccacagtttgattttcagtatgaaattaaaatagctataactttaattttcaagaccgtATGATAGGCATCAATCCCAGCCTATCTCTGAGGGCTCGACTGCACCCACAGATAACGAGATCTGTGAACAGGTACTTGGTacgagaccctattatgttagggggTCTAGAgcatgggatcagtgctccctcatcctcacgctcgtccagggctgacatccatgctgcctgtgaTGCTCGGCTAGCGGAGGTGTAGAGGCAGGTTGAGCAGCAaactgatgagttgactgcatgcGTCGATGAGTACCAGtggctccagatccagatgatggagtcgATAGCAcagatgatacagctgatgagacagCAGCAGGCCGGTCCGAACTCTTTCGAGTACTTTCCTTTTCCAGCTCGTTCCCCTTCTGCAGATACCGATACTTGACGGCATCTTTATGtagctttgtatttttattttagacctcttataattttaatttaatataataaaatgatgaaatttatttatgaatttattatgtaaatttttatttttattttttattttttatttataaaatatattataaatataaattaaatatagatatatatatttttatttatatattatttttaaaaaaatatgtgtaaatttttagcaataaaattatttctgatgaaatattagtcgcaaaaaaatatattagcaataaaaaattgatcgtaaataaattttttagtaaatttaaaaatattaaaattttatataaattaacagcgatgaaaatattttcatcgtaaataattgataatttattagcgacgaaaatttttgtcgaaaattatcatatttatgacgaaaaatttatgttgctaatatttttttaaaatttgattttcataaaaaattttaattaaattaataacgatgaatgtgattcatcgctattaattattttttattaactaCGTAATATTTTATGGtaaattatcattttttatgattaaaatttttttatcgtaaataattttttttaaaaaaaatttaacgatgaaaattttttgtcggTAATACCGTTTATTGGcaacgaaaatttttttccatcgtaaaaaattatcaacgatgtcattatttgtgacgaaatattagcgacgataattttatcgctaataattattaccgataaaaatatattattagcgatgaattttttgtgTCGCTGATATCCTGTTCTATTGTAGTGATATTGAGGCTCCCTCGTTGTGTGGATACATACTCGATGGTCTGTTGATATGCATTTATTATTTTGTTAATACATATTTTATGTTTCATCAATACACATCTCAAATCGAGGTAATAcagactttttttttaaatttaatatatagtAGATGTCCAGGATTGTTAGGAAGAGAATAAAAGTGATAATGAGTTATGACCAATCGGGGGAGTTCTTCTCGTTGGAGGGAGTCCGGTATGTTATCGAAGAGAGAGAAGTCAAAAAGGGATAGAGAAGGAATAGGAGGAAACAAACAGGCTCTGTTGGGTTTTAAAGAAACAATATCGTGCTTTAGAAGCTATGATATGTGGCATGCCACGAGGCCTCATACGATATAAAAGGGGCCTCAAGGATTTTTGTTCCCTACGGTTGTGCGCAAAATAATTAGAGGAAGTAAAATAGATACAATAATTGCAATGGTAATGGCCGATCACTTAATAATGTGAAAATTAAGCAAGGTTTATGCAGGATAAAAGAGGATAGGTAAAAATTCATATTTTGCAAATGGAGTAACAAATTCCATAAATTTGCTTTGATATCGGAATTGCTGGTTTTGCTTGCCAAGAATTGACAACCGAAGTACTTGTAAACATATTAGGGAATCATGTGTATGAGAAAATTGAACATGAAcagtgtgttagatgtgtgccgttAGAAGCCCCCATGTTTACGCTAGATTGCAATTACTATAATTTCTCACAACTTGTTCATCCTTCAATTGGTACCGTTCTATGAAACACTGAAATTTGGAAAGCATGTGCCTAACATTGTTGATAGAAAGCTGACACTATAATTCATTTTAAACTGATCCAAAAGCAACCGGTCTTAAACATATATACGATATACATACTTTAGGCTGCATTTCACATTGGAGCCAAATCAATAAGATCTGATAGCTTGCTTTCCAGCAGGTAAAAAACATGAATGGTCTGAACTATAGCCAGATATTTTCACACCAGGCAATTCATGGATAAAGGAAATAGAAAGACGAAATGGATTAGAAGACGGGACAGCCATCGACTTGCACCCCTTTTGCAGTGGGACAAGTAGCAAGGTCACAGTGCTCCCCGCCTGTTCCCCACCAGTTGATACTTGTGTTCTCCATGTTCAGCGCGAAGTAGAGGAAGACCCCCATGAATGCGACGCCGGCATCCAGTGCAGCAGAGAGAATGTAGTTGTATCTCTCCCACCACCTCTTTCGGTAGCGGAAGACGAAGAAGTTGAACACAGTTCCCACTGTAACCCAAGCAGTGTAGTTCACTGCTGTGGCTGGAGGCATATTGGCTGTGGCTCCAAACAGAACTGGGAGATTTATCAGGGGGATCCAAGTTTGGCTCGGGAATAACCTATGAAAGATCCACACAATAATGGGCCCCAAAGCTCCAACAAGGAAGAACCAATTGAGCGCTCCATAGTTGCCCAGTGGCCCAAAGATACGCCTAGGTCCAACCAGACCCCAGATGACTGAAGCGTCAAAGAAGACTCTATCACCTGGGCATGTCCAGGGGCTGTTTTCTGGAAGGAGGTCAGATTGGCATATATTCTCGATAGACCCCAGCAACCACCATGCGACAGCAAGGTTGATTGTTCCTGCTATGATAGTTCCAATAAACTGTCGAGAGAAGAGTCAGATGGGTGGATATAAAATGTTTTGGAGATTGCAACGATAGCAAAAATAATAAAGAGGGTCAACTACGTAATGGATTTGAAGAATGTACCTGAACTAGGAACATTGATTTGGGTGGAATCTTCATGTAATGGCCGAGCTTGAAATCAGCGAGAAAGGAGACAGCTTGAGCCATGCTCATATAACCATAGACTTTGAAGCAGACGTTAGCAATTGGCTTCCCCGGTAGAATCAGACCCATGACATATTCTGTAATAGTGTTGAGACCTGGGGTCTTttgaaaggagaacaaagcaagaaACAGTAAACAATAGAGTAGTAGAGATCAAATAATGATGCAAGTTGTGTGTAAAGGCACTagttgatatcattttgaatgaatttGGCTCGAACAATATCATTTGAATGTTTCCTTCAGCAATGCATGAATCACATGTAAATTGTTAGGAAGTTTGATAGGCATTAACTTTTACCTGGTTTGTAGTTGCAGTTATGATGCTGATCGGAAGAGTAAAAATGAAGGCCATACCGCAGGCAAAGAGAAGCCCCCACCATGGGAGCTGAACTTCGTCCTTTAGCACAGTGCAGAGGATTAGAGAGACCACAATTGTCAATACTAGCATCGAGTGAAACCACCACCCAGGTATATCCTCATATTTCCTCATTAACTTGGTGTGAATGTCAGGCTTTCCATGAAATGAAGCACGAAAGCGGTCATAAATCTCCCTGCACAGGTATCAGATTCACTTGTGAAGAAAAGCAATATTCATTTAAATACACCCAAACCACTACAAAGTTGTGCTTCAGGGTTGAGAGGATGGAGAATGGCTTAACAATCTTTTGCATCTGATATCTCTTGATATTTGCATTGCTTCATCTCTAACTCAAATGTCATGATTTGTATTGCTTGTTTCTTTAGAATTTTGAAAATGCAAAAAGCATGGACAGAATATGCAGTAGATTACTTGTTTTAGTAGGATATGATGATATCAGTTAccatgaatcattatttgatgatTTCATTCTCTTGTTTCTCATGCCTTTCTCCACCTGTATCCTTGGTCAACGAGTGATTATATTTGCATCTTGGATAAGTATATCAGTATATGATGCTCTAAACTCTATATATACAATAGAAGTTCAATGAGAATTTATCACATTTGTGCTGAAGCAACTGTAGTTAAACTGGCTTTGTCAGCATGTTTTATGGAAGACTATCAAGAAGTTACTTGTCTTAGAAAATAAATGATTTTTTGTCAGATGACCTTCAATAATTTTATCTAATATGTTGCATTGCCATTGACAAATATGGTGCCTTCGTAAACTTTCAAAAGATTTTTCAGGCTAGTTAATTTAAACTCTTGCATGCCAGGATGATTATGCCTCCATATAGCAATTAAAAGGTGAATGATGAAAGAATTAATCAGATCGCATAAAAGCAGGTAAATTATTATAATCTCCTATATGGAAACATACCTTCCATAGAAAAAGGCCACATGCGTGACTGTAGAAGCAATGGTAGCGAAACCAAGACCATAACTCACAGCAAAGAAAACACTCAGATTGATCCTTCCATGCTTCTCATACGCTTTCATGTCGATTTCAAACTTGTCATTCACAATAGCAGTGATATCATACGGTTGGCCATCAGGGGTAAACAAATGCGAGGAGAAGATGGGGAATGTCTTGGCATTGTACAAGTTCAGACCCCAATAACAAATCGGGGTGATAATGTAGACCATGAAGACATAGCCAATAAATATGTTGGCGATGGCAAAGAAGGGGCAGATGAGCGGGCTGAACAGGAAAGAGGAGACTGCTGACCAGTCCAGGGTGAATGCACCGAGGCCTAGGCCCTGCATGCCAGATCCAAGCTGCTGGGCTGTGACAGACTTGGAGAACACCCAGCAGACCCATGAAATGCTAGTGATGGTCGGGAACAAGAACCCCGGAACAGCATACCATGCGAAGCTGCAGGCGAGTGCAATGACAAAAAACTTGGCTCTTGTCATGCGGCGTTCTTCTTTTTCATGCAACGCCCTGCAGATCCAAAGTTGTATTCTTCATGTTACTCAGAGTTGTTTACAAATATTATACAACATGTTTGATCATTTAATGAGTTGAAAGAACAAAGTTCTCTGCTACCAAAAGTGCATAAGGTTCCATAAAGCTCACAGTATATCAGACAAATGCAGGTATTATTTTAAGCATGTAGATTACATGATTACAAGATCCTTTCTTATTAAATAATGATAAGTTCGTTCACAAGTAAATTATGGATCTGTTGCAATGTTATACTTTCATATGAAGTACAGTGATCCTATAAATTGAATTTGCAAATATGGCATATGTGCGAAAATTACTAATTCTCACTTTGTGGTATGTATAGTTTTTGGTGGTGTCTCAGGTATCAAGTGGCTTACAGTATATCAGTTAATGATTATAATGATCTTATGTCCAAATTGATTCGACTGTGTACATGAATTTGACATCAACAATATTATTACCAAAATAGATAATCAAAACCTTAAAAACTGGAAAATTAATACCCTTAGCCTTCCAGGATTTATTGAGGCAAAAAGGAACCTCTTGACTGGATGGTTATCACTTCGTGCatccatttttattttagaagaatTAAAAGAAATGTTTTATGCAGCATTAGGTGCGGGAGAGATGAAGTTTGCACGTGACAGAGTTAATACGGAGGATATGATACGTGAACAGACAGagaaatttaaaattagaagTTATATTATATAATCTTTAAATAGATTCAAATATTTCTGACACGATCATTACTTTAATGAGCTCTACTAATTATTAAATGGATTTGAATGTGTCTATTACAACATTAAACCTTAACCTGCATGTTTTGATACATCAAACTTTTTCTACTGCTCAGAATCTTGAAGAAGCTATAATATTCAGCAGCGTCACGTGATATAAGCCCAATGCTTATGTGGCACAACTCATAAGACAGAtagatatcatattttaaaaactatACAAAGGttcatgtcttttttttttttaatgggaaaGGGAGGTGTCACACCGTTGGTGAACCACCCAAGTAAGACAGATaggtatcatattttaaaaactatAGAAAGCACGACTCAATGGTtcatgtccttttttttttttaatgagaaaGGGGTGTCAAACCGTTGATGAACCACCCAAGAATTTTGATCTAATGGTTCatgttgcaaaaaaaaatattgatcatttttttgcatgaaagatacaaaCCCATCCTTATAGAAGGATGTCAAAATCTATATCTAAATAACTATCTAAACA includes:
- the LOC105053823 gene encoding oligopeptide transporter 4 gives rise to the protein MNGGEENEVEKRNPLPAATEGGCGAMKATLSAMDVEKTGGGDDEEEVSPIEEVRLTVPTTDNPSLPVWTFRMWFIGILACSLMSFLNQFFSYRTEPLIITQITMQVASLPMGHFLARVLPAAKFRLPGFGDRLFSFNPGPFNMKEHVLISIFANAGYAFGNGPAYAVGIVDIIRAFYKRTISFMSSWILIITTQVLGYGWAGLMRKYVVEPAHMWWPSTLVQVSLFRALHEKEERRMTRAKFFVIALACSFAWYAVPGFLFPTITSISWVCWVFSKSVTAQQLGSGMQGLGLGAFTLDWSAVSSFLFSPLICPFFAIANIFIGYVFMVYIITPICYWGLNLYNAKTFPIFSSHLFTPDGQPYDITAIVNDKFEIDMKAYEKHGRINLSVFFAVSYGLGFATIASTVTHVAFFYGREIYDRFRASFHGKPDIHTKLMRKYEDIPGWWFHSMLVLTIVVSLILCTVLKDEVQLPWWGLLFACGMAFIFTLPISIITATTNQTPGLNTITEYVMGLILPGKPIANVCFKVYGYMSMAQAVSFLADFKLGHYMKIPPKSMFLVQFIGTIIAGTINLAVAWWLLGSIENICQSDLLPENSPWTCPGDRVFFDASVIWGLVGPRRIFGPLGNYGALNWFFLVGALGPIIVWIFHRLFPSQTWIPLINLPVLFGATANMPPATAVNYTAWVTVGTVFNFFVFRYRKRWWERYNYILSAALDAGVAFMGVFLYFALNMENTSINWWGTGGEHCDLATCPTAKGVQVDGCPVF